From one Triticum urartu cultivar G1812 chromosome 3, Tu2.1, whole genome shotgun sequence genomic stretch:
- the LOC125543895 gene encoding CRS2-associated factor 2, chloroplastic, with amino-acid sequence MPPPPPQRPVPSPAGRANLFSCPPPPPPNRHNPKNRAVPLLPLPPRRRHPENHHEQSFQEQAATPAPRTTHTNPAFRAPHLRTSYRKPVPPVAATGKGETLLTTDPTDAAAGRSVVVGPSGVTFRLPGAPFDFQFSYSEAPRAAPLAIREPPFLPFAPPTMPRPWTGKAPLLTKEEKARRRGVRLHTPLGQEPPRTVSPHGIMMEVRGRRQLDFARVSPGDGRSREEVLGEPLTSAEVRELVKPHMSHNRQLNIGRDGLTHNMLEMIHCHWRRQEVCKVRCRGVPTVDMDNLCYHLEEKSGGKVIKRVGGVVFLYRGRNYNPHTRPRYPLMLWKPATPVYPKLIQQAPEGLTVEEAAEMRRRGQILLPILKLAKNGIYINLVKDVQDAFEGNDLVKIDCKGLEPSDYKKIGAKLRDLVPCVLLSFDKEQILIYRGKGWKSRYLKPLTPVPKVEKNNLAVSSVVDSSGESAGASNNVTIREVLRPRMFKLWKRAIESSIALLLDDDEANALAPDTLLMRVEEFSITSQAVEHSFPALLVGNGKEGPEALNEPGDGIIRPQENQFEKSLYAGNDDHFEYDMLERLESSAPLGSLLIDSVIEQLNSE; translated from the exons atgccgccgccgccgccgcagcgtCCAGTCCCCTCCCCCGCTGGGCGGGCTAACCTATTTTCCTgtcctccccctccccctcctaaCCGCCACAATCCCAAGAACCGCGCCGTCCCTCTACTTCCCCTcccacctcgccgccgccaccccgaGAACCATCACGAGCAATCTTTCCAAGAACAAGCGGCAACGCCGGCTCCAAGAACCACCCACACCAACCCCGCCTTCCGCGCACCCCACCTGCGTACCTCCTACCGAAAACCCGTGCCCCCAGTCGCAGCCACAGGCAAAGGCGAGACCCTCCTCACAACCGACCCCACTGACGCCGCCGCCGGGCGCTCTGTCGTCGTAGGCCCTTCCGGTGTCACATTCCGTCTCCCCGGTGCTCCGTTCGACTTCCAGTTCAGCTACTCCGAGgcgccccgcgccgcgccgctgGCCATCCGGGAACCCCCATTCCTGCCTTTCGCCCCGCCGACCATGCCGCGGCCGTGGACCGGAAAGGCACCTCTGCTGACCAAGGAAGAGAAGGCCCGGCGAAGAGGCGTGCGGCTGCACACGCCGCTTGGCCAGGAGCCGCCACGAACGGTGAGTCCGCACGGGATCATGATGGAGGTGAGGGGGAGGAGGCAGCTGGACTTCGCCAGGGTGAGCCCCGGCGACGGAAGGAGCCGGGAGGAGGTTCTAGGGGAGCCACTCACCTCAGCCGAGGTGCGTGAGCTCGTCAAGCCTCATATGTCGCATAACCGGCAACTCAACATTG GAAGGGATGGGTTGACCCACAACATGTTGGAGATGATACATTGCCATTGGAGGCGCCAGGAGGTCTGCAAAGTGAGATGTCGAGGAGTACCGACTGTTGATATGGACAACCTTTGTTATCACCTTGAG GAGAAATCAGGTGGAAAGGTCATTAAACGAGTAGGTGGAGTTGTTTTCTTGTACCGTGGACGAAATTACAACCCACACACCCGTCCTCGTTATCCATTAATGCTTTGGAAGCCAGCCACTCCTGTTTATCCAAAACTCATCCAGCAAGCTCCTGAAGGACTTACAGTGGAAGAAGCAGCTGAAATGAGAAGGAGAGGACAGATTCTACTGCCAATTTTAAAGTTAG CAAAAAATGGAATATATATCAATCTTGTAAAGGATGTTCAAGATGCTTTTGAGGGAAATGATCTGGTGAAGATTGACTGCAAAGGTTTGGAACCAAGCGACTACAAAAAGATTGGGGCAAAACTGAGG GATCTTGTTCCTTGCGTCCTTTTGTCATTTGACAAGGAGCAGATATTAATCTACAGAGGCAAAGGATGGAAATCCAGATATTTGAAGCCTCTCACCCCCGTTCCAAAAGTTGAAAAGAATAATCTGGCAGTGTCATCTGTTGTGGATAGCTCAG GTGAATCCGCTGGTGCCAGCAACAATGTGACAATAAGAGAAGTATTGAGACCCAGAATGTTTAAACTGTGGAAGCGTGCAATAGAGTCATCCATAGCATTGTTGCTAGATGACGATGAAGCCAATGCACTTGCACCTGACACGCTTCTTATGAGGGTTGAGGAGTTCAGTATCACATCGCAGGCTGTGGAGCATTCATTCCCAGCTTTGCTCGTGGGCAATGGTAAGGAGGGCCCTGAAGCTCTAAATGAGCCTGGTGATGGAATCATTAGACCCCAAGAAAATCAGTTTGAGAAATCACTTTATGCCGGCAATGATGATCACTTTGAATACGACATGCTCGAGCGTCTGGAGTCATCAGCGCCACTGGGGTCATTACTGATCGACTCCGTCATAGAGCAGTTGAACAGCGAGTAA